The Acetomicrobium flavidum genome window below encodes:
- a CDS encoding response regulator — protein MPKVLIVDDAAFMRMMLKDILVKNGYEIAGEVSNGVEAVAAYKESKPDIVTMDITMPEMDGITAVKEIKKIDPNAKIVMVSAMGQQALVIEAIKAGALDFIVKPFQPDRVLQALEKALSQ, from the coding sequence GTGCCTAAGGTGCTTATTGTTGACGATGCGGCCTTCATGAGAATGATGTTAAAGGACATTTTGGTAAAAAATGGGTATGAGATCGCCGGAGAGGTATCCAATGGCGTAGAGGCTGTTGCCGCCTATAAGGAATCCAAACCTGATATTGTAACTATGGATATAACTATGCCCGAAATGGACGGAATAACGGCAGTCAAGGAGATCAAGAAGATAGATCCTAACGCCAAGATCGTGATGGTAAGCGCTATGGGCCAACAGGCATTGGTCATAGAAGCCATCAAAGCTGGGGCTTTGGATTTTATAGTAAAGCCTTTTCAGCCTGATAGGGTTTTGCAGGCTTTGGAGAAGGCTTTATCTCAATAG
- the fliN gene encoding flagellar motor switch protein FliN, with amino-acid sequence MADELLSQEEIEALLKGIGAGASKAKEIEDLKEIAHIYAQALSNVLQLLSGEEVVVDVKESDFYDQKGLAEKFQSHNVMLYLVEYDVFEGWIQAFLMEEKMALLLADIMMGGDGAELPAEMNDLYLSAAQEGVSQITGAAVSEMVNLLRGRRIGIKNTSCAMKSGEWIPFDALASDEKVWAFSMEADIKGVGKLSMWSLMPQKIALLLMDEIKKTVTLQPGMEEKAQQKPQQAKVASEPVEKTHMRQTVRDSGALKQESRVVEARPAEFVPLDASTSQREDVEPQNFDLIMDVPVRITVRLGQAFKTIGEILSLSPGSVIELDKMAGDPVDILVNGKLIARGEVVVIDENFGVRITEIVNRSERVKSLR; translated from the coding sequence ATGGCTGACGAACTGTTGAGCCAGGAAGAAATAGAAGCTCTCCTTAAGGGAATAGGGGCGGGAGCCTCGAAGGCAAAGGAAATCGAGGACCTAAAGGAAATTGCGCACATATATGCCCAAGCATTATCTAACGTTTTACAGCTTCTTTCTGGCGAAGAAGTAGTTGTCGATGTCAAGGAGAGCGATTTTTATGATCAAAAAGGCCTTGCCGAAAAATTTCAATCCCACAACGTGATGCTTTATCTTGTTGAATATGATGTCTTTGAAGGCTGGATCCAAGCCTTCTTGATGGAGGAAAAAATGGCCCTTTTGCTTGCCGACATAATGATGGGCGGTGATGGAGCCGAGTTGCCGGCCGAAATGAACGACCTGTACTTAAGCGCTGCCCAGGAAGGCGTTAGCCAGATAACCGGGGCTGCGGTATCCGAGATGGTAAATTTACTCAGAGGCAGGCGGATAGGCATTAAGAATACGTCCTGTGCCATGAAGTCCGGCGAATGGATACCATTTGATGCGCTAGCCTCCGATGAGAAGGTTTGGGCATTTTCAATGGAGGCTGACATTAAAGGTGTTGGTAAATTGTCCATGTGGAGCTTAATGCCGCAGAAGATCGCCCTTTTGCTCATGGATGAGATTAAAAAAACTGTTACGTTACAGCCTGGGATGGAAGAAAAGGCTCAGCAAAAGCCTCAACAAGCAAAAGTTGCCTCTGAGCCTGTGGAAAAAACTCACATGAGGCAAACTGTTAGGGATTCCGGCGCATTAAAGCAAGAATCAAGGGTTGTTGAGGCAAGGCCAGCCGAATTCGTGCCGTTGGATGCAAGTACATCACAAAGAGAGGACGTCGAACCTCAAAATTTCGATTTGATAATGGACGTGCCCGTGCGGATTACCGTAAGATTGGGACAAGCTTTCAAGACCATTGGAGAGATATTGAGTTTATCGCCCGGTTCTGTGATAGAATTAGACAAAATGGCCGGTGATCCGGTGGATATCTTAGTCAACGGAAAGCTTATAGCCAGGGGAGAAGTAGTCGTGATTGACGAAAATTTTGGAGTTCGCATTACAGAAATAGTAAATCGTTCTGAGAGAGTTAAATCATTACGCTGA
- the fliM gene encoding flagellar motor switch protein FliM, with translation MGPEVLSQSEIDALLKALTSGTIDVSSLTEEEKERAVKVYDFKRPDKFNKDQLRAIQMIHEFFARQLTTAFSSFVRAMVSVEVASVEQLSYDEFVKSLVQPTVIVIMEMYPLSSNALLEINPRLVFAIIDRMLGGPGKAVYKPRELTDIERTVTERVVMRMLELLEESWSTIVDIRFRIQNMESNPYFAQICPASDIVVVVTLQVKLGEVDGFINLCIPYFAIEPIIDRLSSQQWFVSTGTKEDEASREHLIKRLLKVKVPISAEIGHADLALKDVLKLQVGDVIKLEEPYSQPIKIIVGNQVKFLAQAGIHNKRYSAKILRPFTEDEDVELQTEEELIHG, from the coding sequence ATGGGGCCTGAAGTACTGTCCCAAAGCGAGATAGATGCCCTTTTAAAAGCGCTTACGAGCGGCACCATTGATGTTTCTTCTTTGACGGAAGAAGAAAAGGAAAGAGCTGTCAAGGTCTACGATTTCAAGCGCCCGGATAAGTTCAATAAAGACCAATTAAGGGCAATTCAAATGATCCATGAGTTTTTTGCCCGTCAACTTACCACTGCCTTTTCATCTTTTGTCAGAGCCATGGTGTCTGTTGAGGTGGCTTCAGTAGAACAACTATCGTATGATGAATTTGTAAAATCACTTGTGCAGCCTACCGTAATAGTGATCATGGAGATGTACCCGCTCAGTAGCAATGCCCTTCTGGAGATAAATCCACGTCTTGTGTTTGCCATCATAGACAGGATGCTTGGAGGGCCGGGAAAGGCCGTCTATAAACCACGAGAGCTTACGGACATAGAACGTACTGTCACTGAACGTGTCGTCATGAGGATGCTGGAGTTGCTTGAGGAAAGCTGGTCCACGATTGTGGACATTAGGTTTAGGATACAGAACATGGAAAGCAATCCTTATTTTGCCCAAATTTGCCCGGCATCCGATATAGTCGTTGTGGTTACTTTACAGGTAAAGTTAGGAGAAGTTGACGGTTTCATAAATCTTTGTATTCCCTATTTTGCCATTGAGCCGATCATTGACCGTTTAAGCTCACAGCAGTGGTTCGTCTCTACGGGAACTAAAGAGGATGAGGCTTCAAGGGAACATCTAATAAAAAGATTGCTCAAGGTCAAGGTGCCCATTAGCGCGGAAATAGGACATGCAGATTTGGCATTAAAAGATGTACTTAAACTTCAGGTTGGCGATGTTATTAAGCTGGAAGAGCCTTATTCTCAACCAATTAAGATAATAGTAGGTAATCAAGTTAAGTTTCTGGCTCAGGCAGGCATTCATAATAAAAGATATTCGGCAAAGATACTTAGACCGTTCACTGAAGATGAAGACGTGGAATTGCAGACTGAGGAGGAATTGATACATGGCTGA
- a CDS encoding flagellar basal body-associated FliL family protein produces MKFFGSPQPIHDTSGDFSKPGAILNLGDFTVNLADKEPHIARFNLALELADPTLITEFSDEGWISKMKNEVILTCKDRYYDDLRTADGVMALAQDITKRLNAILPAFKGSLPVRSALFQEFILQ; encoded by the coding sequence ATGAAGTTTTTTGGAAGCCCACAACCGATACATGATACTTCTGGTGATTTCTCAAAGCCCGGTGCCATTCTTAATTTGGGTGACTTTACCGTAAATTTGGCGGACAAGGAACCTCATATAGCAAGGTTTAATTTGGCTTTAGAGTTAGCCGATCCAACTTTGATCACGGAGTTTTCCGACGAGGGATGGATTAGCAAGATGAAAAATGAGGTCATTTTAACCTGTAAGGACAGATATTATGATGATCTTCGCACTGCCGACGGAGTCATGGCATTGGCCCAAGACATAACCAAGCGCTTAAATGCCATTCTGCCGGCGTTTAAGGGCAGCCTTCCTGTAAGAAGTGCTCTTTTTCAAGAGTTTATACTTCAGTGA
- a CDS encoding OmpA/MotB family protein, with translation MARRKRKEIPELKGNWLTTYGDMVTLLLTFFVFLYSFSSIDVQKFQKMIYSFQSAIGVLSGGVIGVPEEEVSVGEQPVTPSKDVYFNAMKAQKIHEMIVKMLEAEELTEGVVVRVEERGIVISIMDGILFPTGSIDLYPSAKRLIYKIGQIIKELPSQISVEGHTDNVPLRGGPYRDNLGLSAMRAASVGSYLSEVGVDPKRIRTVGYGSSHPLVPNDTDEHRRINRRVDIVILSDVGY, from the coding sequence ATGGCCAGGAGAAAAAGAAAGGAAATACCTGAATTAAAGGGAAATTGGCTCACCACATACGGCGATATGGTGACATTGTTGCTGACGTTTTTCGTATTTTTGTACTCCTTTTCCAGCATCGATGTGCAGAAATTCCAAAAAATGATTTACTCCTTTCAAAGCGCGATAGGAGTGTTATCGGGTGGGGTTATCGGAGTACCTGAAGAAGAAGTTTCTGTTGGGGAACAGCCGGTTACCCCCAGTAAGGATGTATATTTCAATGCTATGAAGGCACAAAAAATCCATGAGATGATAGTAAAAATGCTAGAGGCTGAAGAATTGACTGAAGGTGTCGTCGTTCGTGTGGAGGAAAGGGGAATCGTGATTTCGATAATGGATGGCATACTGTTTCCAACTGGTAGTATCGATCTTTACCCATCAGCTAAACGTTTAATATATAAGATTGGTCAAATTATCAAGGAATTGCCCAGCCAAATTTCTGTTGAGGGCCACACGGATAACGTGCCGTTACGAGGAGGCCCATACAGGGATAACTTAGGTTTATCCGCTATGAGGGCGGCAAGCGTGGGTTCCTATTTAAGCGAAGTTGGGGTTGACCCCAAAAGGATTCGGACGGTTGGCTACGGATCGTCGCACCCTTTGGTTCCAAACGATACGGATGAGCATCGGCGAATTAACAGAAGGGTCGATATAGTTATATTATCGGATGTAGGTTATTAG
- a CDS encoding motility protein A yields the protein MDLASFIGLALACIMVVGGIVAGGDVMAFINLPSVLIVVGGALGGTILSNPWKRVLSLGQILKKAFFAESPELISIVQTLVSFAEKARREGLLSLEDDAEQLDDLFMRKSIQLVVDGTDPELVKSILDTEIGLLEERHAGNKFMFDTLAELSPAFGMLGTLIGLIQMLGHLDDPNALGPGMAVALITTFYGSILANVFGIPIARKLTVRTQEEVMTREMIVEGILAIQAGENPRLVEERLKVFLPPRARDELDKKRETE from the coding sequence GTGGATCTTGCCAGCTTTATCGGGTTGGCCCTTGCATGCATAATGGTAGTCGGGGGGATAGTTGCAGGCGGAGATGTAATGGCGTTCATCAACTTGCCTTCGGTGCTGATAGTGGTTGGAGGAGCTCTTGGCGGAACCATATTATCCAATCCCTGGAAGCGGGTTTTGTCCTTGGGACAAATATTGAAGAAGGCCTTCTTTGCCGAAAGCCCTGAGCTCATCTCCATAGTACAAACGCTAGTGAGTTTTGCGGAAAAAGCAAGGCGCGAAGGGCTCCTATCGCTGGAGGACGATGCGGAACAGCTCGACGATCTCTTCATGAGAAAATCCATTCAACTTGTGGTGGATGGTACCGATCCTGAGTTGGTCAAGTCGATCCTCGATACCGAAATAGGTCTCCTCGAGGAAAGGCATGCCGGCAATAAATTCATGTTTGACACATTGGCTGAATTGTCGCCAGCCTTCGGGATGCTTGGTACCCTCATTGGTTTGATACAGATGTTAGGGCATTTAGACGACCCCAACGCTTTGGGCCCAGGCATGGCGGTTGCTCTGATCACTACTTTTTACGGATCGATACTGGCAAACGTTTTTGGCATCCCCATTGCACGTAAATTGACCGTCAGGACTCAAGAGGAAGTAATGACAAGAGAAATGATAGTGGAGGGAATATTGGCTATACAGGCCGGGGAAAACCCTAGGCTTGTTGAAGAAAGATTGAAAGTATTTCTGCCCCCAAGAGCTCGTGATGAACTGGATAAAAAAAGAGAAACCGAATGA
- a CDS encoding flagellar FlbD family protein, with amino-acid sequence MIEVTRLRGSKFVINADLIETVEATPDTVITLVNGHRYVVEEPVGQVVDLVVSYYKRRSSGNCIARMDEEA; translated from the coding sequence TTGATCGAGGTCACAAGGCTTAGGGGTAGCAAGTTCGTGATTAATGCTGACCTCATCGAGACTGTTGAGGCAACTCCCGACACGGTGATTACGCTTGTGAATGGTCATAGATATGTGGTCGAAGAACCTGTAGGTCAGGTCGTAGACCTGGTAGTGTCTTATTACAAGAGAAGATCAAGCGGCAATTGCATCGCTAGAATGGACGAGGAGGCATAA
- a CDS encoding flagellar hook protein FlgE translates to MLRSLNSGVSGIRSHQTMLDVIGNNIANVNTAGFKKSVVTFQDLLYETSRGATAPQGDIGGINPMQIGLGTTVAAVETIHSAGPLQYTGNRTDVAIQGDGYFVLNNGSGNVYSRAGNFVLDGNGNIVQSGTGYTVMGYQLTVDPNNPSQYIRGTQLVPLNIPVGQKLSAKATEVLGMQCNLDSRVPAYLPMGLTNPNFTTIAEIGGTAYNVSIAEDTSGTNLLTVKIGNETVGLKPSGINATTGLPVFDDASVSLGGNTYTLHFDDGTGELQLLDSSSNVTWKQQISGIMDYATLSFKGNDNMTRTYLAEFTDKGDGNMAMTLWGQDSSNNWSSFSVDVPVNADGTFAIPAGGLIVPETSNQFAGNVDVKLNATGDGKGLIFLASVDNGTTYEVASTLNQRTSSIHTTKIDIYDSLGNPHTVEVAFEKIGANEWRWRAWFPSEPGIPISNNTGVIKFDSDGKLTGSGVANVDLGFSSVGAMDSQVKFDFSGESLGKSLIDGVTQFGSDFTTKAYYQDGYAMGVLQDYSIGSDGNIMGVYSNGRTNALYSIALALFPNPAGLEKTGMTNFIPTANSGLPQLVTPGSGGAGTLAGGNLEMSNVDLADEFTKLIIAQRGFQANARVITTSDQVLEELINLKR, encoded by the coding sequence ATGCTTAGATCTTTAAATTCAGGTGTAAGTGGAATTAGAAGCCATCAGACAATGCTCGATGTGATAGGCAACAATATCGCTAACGTAAATACTGCCGGATTTAAAAAATCAGTTGTCACATTTCAAGACTTGCTTTACGAGACAAGCAGAGGTGCTACAGCTCCTCAGGGAGACATCGGCGGGATAAACCCCATGCAGATAGGGCTTGGCACGACGGTCGCCGCGGTTGAGACCATTCATTCTGCCGGACCTTTGCAATATACGGGAAATCGCACCGACGTCGCCATACAGGGGGACGGTTATTTCGTCTTAAACAACGGCAGCGGTAACGTTTACTCCAGGGCAGGCAATTTCGTCCTGGACGGAAACGGCAACATCGTCCAGTCGGGGACGGGATATACTGTGATGGGATATCAACTTACCGTAGACCCTAATAACCCGTCCCAGTACATTAGGGGTACTCAGCTAGTGCCGCTTAACATTCCCGTCGGCCAGAAGCTAAGCGCGAAGGCCACCGAGGTATTGGGCATGCAGTGCAACCTCGACAGCAGGGTTCCCGCATATCTCCCGATGGGACTGACGAATCCCAACTTTACCACGATCGCCGAAATTGGGGGTACGGCTTATAACGTTTCCATCGCAGAAGACACAAGCGGTACCAACCTGCTGACTGTAAAAATAGGCAATGAAACTGTTGGATTAAAACCGAGCGGTATAAACGCGACGACAGGATTGCCAGTGTTTGATGACGCGTCTGTAAGCTTGGGAGGCAATACTTATACGTTGCACTTCGATGATGGCACGGGCGAGCTGCAGTTGCTTGATTCATCAAGTAACGTGACATGGAAGCAGCAGATATCCGGCATCATGGATTACGCGACCCTGTCGTTCAAGGGAAACGATAATATGACTAGGACTTACCTCGCCGAATTTACCGATAAGGGCGACGGGAACATGGCGATGACGCTTTGGGGACAAGACAGTTCAAACAATTGGTCTTCCTTTTCGGTCGATGTTCCCGTCAACGCAGACGGTACCTTTGCAATCCCAGCCGGAGGGCTGATCGTTCCCGAAACCTCTAATCAATTTGCTGGCAACGTCGATGTCAAGCTTAACGCAACGGGTGACGGAAAGGGACTCATCTTTTTGGCCAGCGTCGATAATGGGACTACATATGAAGTTGCTTCGACTTTAAACCAGCGAACCTCGTCAATTCATACCACAAAGATCGATATCTACGATTCTTTGGGTAACCCCCATACCGTTGAGGTTGCCTTTGAAAAGATAGGAGCTAACGAATGGCGATGGAGGGCATGGTTTCCTTCCGAGCCCGGCATACCCATTTCCAATAATACCGGGGTGATAAAGTTCGATTCGGATGGTAAACTTACCGGTAGCGGAGTGGCTAATGTCGATTTAGGATTTTCTTCCGTTGGTGCCATGGACTCCCAGGTTAAGTTTGATTTCTCCGGAGAATCTTTGGGAAAGAGCTTAATAGATGGCGTTACCCAATTTGGCTCGGATTTTACCACCAAGGCATACTATCAAGACGGCTATGCGATGGGCGTATTGCAGGATTATTCGATAGGCTCCGACGGTAATATAATGGGCGTATATAGTAACGGTAGGACAAATGCTTTGTATTCAATTGCCCTGGCACTTTTTCCCAACCCGGCAGGCCTAGAGAAGACGGGGATGACTAATTTTATCCCTACTGCCAACTCTGGTTTGCCGCAGCTGGTTACTCCGGGAAGCGGCGGTGCCGGTACGTTAGCGGGCGGTAACCTGGAGATGTCCAATGTCGATCTTGCCGACGAGTTTACCAAGCTAATCATCGCTCAAAGGGGATTTCAGGCAAATGCAAGGGTTATCACAACGAGCGATCAGGTGTTGGAAGAGTTGATAAACCTGAAGCGCTAG
- the flgD gene encoding flagellar hook assembly protein FlgD gives MAIDSVSSTNQNYTYSTSRQIKNNLGKDDFLNLLITQLTHQDPLDPIDDTEFIAQMAQFSTLEQITNVASSMDSLLKMARLSAESYVGKEVIYYDEDKGTYLQSSVRSAIFEDDKVYLELNDGKYVPLESVKAVTAPSKDGGQ, from the coding sequence GTGGCGATAGATAGCGTTTCTTCTACAAATCAAAATTATACTTACAGCACCAGTAGGCAAATAAAGAATAACTTAGGCAAAGATGACTTTCTAAATCTTTTGATCACTCAGCTTACGCATCAGGATCCCTTAGACCCGATCGACGATACGGAATTTATCGCACAAATGGCACAGTTTTCTACGCTAGAGCAGATTACTAACGTTGCAAGCAGTATGGACAGTTTGCTTAAGATGGCTAGGCTTAGTGCCGAAAGTTACGTCGGGAAAGAAGTAATTTATTACGATGAAGATAAAGGTACATACCTTCAGTCCTCGGTTCGCTCTGCGATCTTCGAGGACGACAAAGTTTATCTGGAACTTAATGACGGCAAATACGTCCCACTTGAAAGCGTAAAGGCCGTTACTGCGCCCTCCAAGGATGGCGGGCAGTAA
- a CDS encoding flagellar hook-length control protein FliK, with the protein MGFSLSQVNQPASRGFSFEACATNDKGALESSLLEFMPFYELLEMLANESSPLLAVPEGDSETASESSDSAKEKDQLLSACEPNPSPEAVALNQQIALFLMLHDTSYLRDSFAKRDVCFDSDILGLSKPEDVGEVAGAIEDDVKDNVPEKASSDVTTRYEPLSQKGADIGADEAVLTFLSNDRSTEKINNTSEDVIKGGPTINLPDLATNAADLSGKDDEGFGKGESRPVDGPDGLVGKGQKGSPHLVDGLLKYAPKKHLDENIGGFRDSSNEGVDPSLRSHPVHPFRINEGLDIPATVNEDATPVYLKNYTSDEGVKLKQGLNAVISLMRREGVDAARITVHPPELGHIDVDLDIARDGGLRVAFKVEGSNVANLLTGQLDSLRQTLNASGFQVLGLDVYVKGQGEERDQHRGESNHRRQKTKSLEAVNGKDIFGEMAFELDVERGLLQWIA; encoded by the coding sequence ATGGGGTTTAGTCTTTCGCAGGTTAATCAGCCCGCGAGTCGTGGCTTTAGTTTCGAAGCTTGTGCAACCAATGACAAAGGCGCTCTTGAGTCGTCCTTGCTTGAATTCATGCCATTTTATGAACTTTTAGAAATGCTGGCGAATGAAAGTTCACCCCTATTGGCTGTTCCTGAAGGCGATAGCGAAACGGCCAGCGAGTCCTCTGATTCGGCAAAGGAAAAAGATCAGTTGTTAAGCGCTTGCGAGCCTAATCCCTCCCCTGAGGCTGTTGCATTAAATCAACAGATTGCTCTGTTTTTAATGTTGCATGATACATCATATCTTAGGGATAGCTTTGCAAAGCGTGATGTTTGCTTTGATTCGGATATTTTAGGATTATCTAAACCTGAGGATGTGGGGGAAGTCGCAGGCGCAATTGAAGATGACGTCAAGGATAACGTCCCGGAAAAAGCTTCAAGTGATGTGACCACGAGATATGAACCTCTTTCGCAAAAAGGCGCGGACATCGGTGCAGACGAAGCTGTATTGACTTTTTTGAGTAACGATCGAAGCACAGAAAAGATCAATAATACCAGCGAAGATGTGATCAAAGGTGGACCAACCATTAATTTGCCGGACCTAGCGACGAACGCGGCGGATCTAAGTGGCAAAGACGATGAAGGTTTTGGGAAGGGTGAATCGCGCCCCGTTGACGGTCCCGATGGACTTGTTGGTAAAGGCCAAAAGGGATCGCCACACCTCGTTGATGGCCTGTTGAAATATGCACCAAAAAAACATCTAGACGAAAATATCGGTGGCTTCAGGGATAGCAGCAACGAAGGAGTTGATCCTTCTTTACGAAGTCACCCCGTACATCCCTTTCGGATAAACGAGGGTTTGGATATCCCTGCGACTGTCAATGAGGACGCAACCCCGGTATATTTAAAAAATTACACCAGTGACGAAGGCGTCAAGCTAAAACAAGGGCTCAACGCTGTCATAAGTTTGATGCGCCGCGAAGGCGTTGATGCTGCCAGGATAACGGTGCATCCGCCCGAATTAGGGCACATAGATGTGGATTTAGACATAGCTCGAGATGGCGGTTTGAGAGTGGCTTTTAAGGTCGAAGGAAGTAATGTGGCGAACCTTCTGACTGGTCAATTGGATTCTCTAAGGCAGACCTTGAATGCCAGCGGTTTTCAGGTGTTGGGGCTTGACGTTTACGTTAAAGGACAAGGCGAAGAGCGCGATCAGCATCGTGGTGAGTCTAATCACAGGAGACAAAAGACTAAAAGCCTTGAAGCCGTAAACGGAAAAGATATCTTTGGAGAGATGGCTTTTGAGCTTGATGTGGAACGTGGATTACTTCAGTGGATAGCGTAA
- a CDS encoding MotE family protein, which yields METLDDRKIDAEEQENKSVKEKERPRKDKGKNKKLGCGLLSLSLLAIIVGIFLGLQLLGIVDVRPIIYKAGGHLPIVGQKFFPSGRLTLSPEERRRQELKEYEELVNKKFLELQTKEEELSKKEQELAKKEAELAAEAERLAKKSIVTASANEDVDVKDVRGESFSTLVSILQEMSARKAAQVLNGLSEGLAVEVLRALPSDVAGDILGRMDAAKAAALMEQLSTGKK from the coding sequence ATGGAGACCTTGGATGATCGCAAGATTGACGCAGAAGAGCAAGAAAATAAATCGGTCAAAGAAAAAGAAAGGCCACGCAAAGATAAGGGTAAAAACAAAAAATTGGGGTGTGGCCTTTTGTCTTTGTCCTTATTGGCCATCATAGTGGGCATTTTTTTGGGCTTACAGCTCTTAGGTATCGTTGATGTACGGCCGATAATATATAAAGCAGGCGGACATTTGCCAATAGTTGGTCAAAAGTTCTTCCCTTCAGGTCGACTTACTCTTTCCCCGGAGGAAAGAAGGCGACAGGAGCTTAAGGAATACGAAGAGCTGGTAAACAAAAAGTTTCTTGAGCTTCAGACCAAGGAGGAAGAGCTGAGCAAAAAGGAGCAAGAGTTGGCAAAAAAGGAGGCAGAGCTGGCTGCCGAAGCAGAAAGGCTGGCAAAAAAATCCATTGTTACGGCAAGCGCTAACGAAGACGTCGATGTAAAAGATGTAAGAGGGGAATCCTTTTCCACGTTGGTGTCTATATTGCAGGAAATGTCCGCAAGAAAGGCAGCACAGGTTTTAAACGGACTTTCTGAAGGACTGGCGGTGGAAGTTTTAAGAGCATTACCTTCGGATGTTGCGGGAGATATCCTTGGCCGCATGGATGCGGCTAAGGCAGCGGCGCTGATGGAGCAGCTTTCAACCGGCAAAAAGTGA
- a CDS encoding lytic transglycosylase domain-containing protein — protein MRICPDFDRIKNIDNRINEIRKKLGEYPKPQKPFIEVLSEAEHVEASRDANDDGANYALEEAIKAISAKWGLDSSLVKAVIQAESGGNPKAVSFKGAMGLMQLMPTTAKEMGVEDPMDPFQNLEGGARYLAYLLKKYHNDIDLALAAYNAGPTRVDLYEGVPPFKETAKFVGNVKALYERFKNGDG, from the coding sequence ATGAGGATTTGTCCTGATTTCGACAGGATTAAAAATATCGACAACAGGATAAATGAAATTCGAAAAAAGCTGGGGGAATATCCCAAGCCTCAAAAGCCGTTCATAGAAGTGTTAAGCGAGGCAGAACATGTTGAGGCGTCGCGCGATGCAAATGATGATGGCGCTAATTACGCCCTTGAAGAGGCGATTAAGGCGATATCTGCCAAATGGGGCCTGGACAGCTCCCTGGTTAAGGCTGTAATCCAGGCAGAATCCGGCGGCAACCCAAAGGCGGTGTCTTTCAAGGGTGCGATGGGACTGATGCAGCTCATGCCGACCACCGCAAAGGAGATGGGAGTTGAGGATCCCATGGATCCATTTCAAAATCTAGAGGGAGGAGCCAGGTATCTGGCATATTTGCTTAAGAAGTACCACAACGACATCGATTTAGCTTTAGCGGCATATAATGCAGGACCGACCAGGGTTGATCTGTATGAGGGGGTCCCCCCCTTCAAGGAGACGGCGAAGTTTGTGGGTAATGTCAAAGCATTATACGAAAGGTTCAAAAATGGTGATGGTTAA
- a CDS encoding flagellar export protein FliJ, with protein sequence MNDKIVRFNKLEDLKKKEVESLEWALEEQKKVKEGIKEYLSSLNQERTKMLAEFGLKNNDVFDIDELWDIRKEIELLDEKTTYASSELKKCEAMVENIMKELLNKHKEAKVMEKAANRLVEREKAEQLANEQAVLDDISQSRYGRNDVL encoded by the coding sequence ATGAATGACAAGATTGTCAGATTTAATAAACTTGAGGACCTGAAGAAAAAGGAAGTCGAATCCCTGGAATGGGCGTTAGAGGAACAAAAAAAGGTAAAAGAAGGCATAAAAGAGTATTTGTCCAGTTTGAATCAGGAAAGGACTAAAATGCTTGCTGAATTTGGCCTAAAGAACAATGATGTCTTCGACATCGACGAGCTCTGGGATATCCGAAAGGAAATCGAACTGTTGGATGAAAAGACAACGTATGCCTCATCTGAACTAAAAAAATGCGAAGCGATGGTCGAAAATATCATGAAGGAGTTGCTTAATAAACATAAGGAAGCCAAGGTCATGGAGAAGGCAGCGAATCGTTTGGTTGAAAGAGAAAAAGCAGAGCAACTCGCAAACGAGCAAGCTGTGTTAGATGATATTTCCCAATCCCGCTACGGGAGGAATGACGTCTTATGA